The Crocosphaera subtropica ATCC 51142 genome includes a window with the following:
- a CDS encoding ABC transporter permease, which produces MSRSKAIQYYIVARLLLAPLMVWTIVTLVFLLLRATPGDPADAILGNRAPEATKEALRESLGLNQPLWLQYFAYLGQLLSFNLGTSITSQGQSVWEIIGQHFPATVELTFYSMVVAIAIGVTIGILSASRPNTSVDVGGRLFGIITYSLPIFWVGMLFQLIFAVQLRWFPLGTRFPLNQTPPSGWTGIYTLDSLFSGNLGQFLTAVYYLILPCFTLGLLLSGIFERMVRVNLRQTLQADYVEAARARGIPERRILLAHALKNALIPVITVLGLTFAALLGGAVLTEVTFSWPGLGNRLYEAIAVRDYPTVQGIMVFFGAIVVVVSILIDLINAYIDPRIRY; this is translated from the coding sequence ATGTCCCGTTCTAAAGCGATACAGTATTATATAGTAGCTCGTCTTCTCCTAGCCCCTTTGATGGTATGGACGATTGTTACCCTAGTTTTTTTGTTGTTGCGGGCAACCCCTGGAGACCCGGCTGATGCTATTTTAGGAAATCGTGCGCCAGAAGCAACGAAAGAAGCTTTGAGGGAGAGTTTAGGGCTAAATCAACCTCTATGGTTGCAATATTTTGCATATTTGGGACAACTTCTCAGTTTTAATCTAGGAACCTCCATTACCAGTCAAGGTCAGTCCGTCTGGGAGATTATTGGCCAACATTTTCCGGCTACGGTTGAATTGACCTTTTATAGTATGGTTGTAGCGATCGCTATTGGAGTCACTATCGGTATTTTATCCGCTTCTCGCCCTAATACCTCTGTAGATGTGGGTGGACGACTGTTTGGCATTATTACTTATTCTTTGCCGATATTTTGGGTAGGGATGCTATTTCAGTTAATTTTTGCAGTACAGTTGCGTTGGTTTCCTCTAGGAACCCGTTTTCCTCTGAATCAAACCCCTCCCAGTGGTTGGACGGGCATTTATACCCTTGATAGTCTTTTTAGTGGGAATTTGGGGCAATTTTTGACCGCAGTCTACTATTTAATTTTACCTTGTTTTACTTTGGGTCTATTGTTAAGTGGTATTTTTGAACGCATGGTGAGGGTAAACTTACGACAAACGTTGCAAGCTGACTATGTAGAAGCTGCTAGGGCAAGAGGTATCCCAGAAAGACGAATTTTATTAGCTCATGCCCTTAAAAACGCTCTTATCCCGGTTATTACCGTCTTAGGATTGACGTTTGCAGCCCTATTGGGGGGTGCGGTGTTAACGGAAGTGACCTTTTCCTGGCCAGGGTTGGGGAATCGGTTGTACGAGGCGATCGCAGTGAGGGATTATCCTACGGTACAAGGAATTATGGTCTTTTTTGGGGCTATTGTCGTAGTCGTAAGTATTTTAATCGATTTAATTAACGCTTACATCGATCCCCGTATTCGTTATTAA
- a CDS encoding heme-binding protein: protein MKLYYLFLPLGIIAIAWFAFGIYQANSAPLPVGFPSPTTPGKIEIKQYPAYRAATYHYSGNLSEAGSQAFSSLYQHISSNNISMTAPVETRYPLNTLETNEQTGEATVSFLYRNTDIYPQEIADNITVEDIPSMKVVSLGLMGGYSYESYQKGLEKLKNWLSENPTYQMAGKPRRLFYDGPYKPDDTKRSEIQIPVTQETD from the coding sequence ATGAAACTTTACTATTTATTTCTACCGTTAGGTATTATAGCGATCGCTTGGTTTGCTTTTGGTATTTATCAGGCCAATAGTGCGCCACTTCCTGTGGGATTTCCCTCTCCTACCACCCCAGGAAAAATAGAAATTAAGCAATATCCTGCTTATCGTGCTGCTACTTATCATTATTCAGGAAATCTCTCTGAAGCAGGAAGTCAAGCGTTTTCTTCCTTATATCAACATATTAGCAGCAACAATATTTCGATGACAGCACCAGTAGAAACTCGTTATCCTTTGAATACCCTAGAAACTAACGAACAAACAGGGGAAGCAACGGTTTCCTTTCTCTACCGGAATACTGACATTTATCCCCAAGAAATTGCCGATAATATTACAGTTGAAGATATCCCTTCTATGAAAGTGGTAAGCTTAGGATTAATGGGAGGTTATTCCTATGAAAGTTATCAAAAAGGGTTAGAAAAGCTAAAAAATTGGCTATCAGAAAATCCGACTTATCAAATGGCAGGAAAACCTCGTCGTTTGTTCTATGATGGCCCATATAAACCTGATGATACGAAACGTAGTGAAATTCAAATCCCAGTCACTCAAGAAACTGACTAG
- a CDS encoding aldo/keto reductase has translation MMKTLTLNNGNTIPQFGLGTWKSDPGKVKNAVKCALNIGYKHIDCAPIYGNEKEVGEGLAESFQEKVVKREDIFITSKLWNNRHYKQDVIPGLKQTLKDLQLDYLDLYLIHWPVAFKPDVNFPEEASALLPLSEVPLIETWQGMEQAIDEGLVKNIGVSNFSIKKLENIKSNSRIQPSMNQVECHPYLQQDQLLAYCKENDVALTAYSPLGSKDRPDFVKHDNEPILLENQVINKIAQKHQATIAQILIQWAIARGTVVIPKSVSPERIEENFAAQNIILDPEDMENIKALNQNYRYVDGSFFALSNSSYTVESIWA, from the coding sequence ATGATGAAAACTTTGACATTAAATAACGGAAACACCATTCCTCAATTTGGACTCGGAACCTGGAAATCAGACCCAGGAAAAGTGAAAAATGCAGTTAAATGTGCTTTAAATATTGGTTACAAACATATTGATTGTGCGCCTATTTATGGTAATGAGAAAGAAGTGGGAGAAGGATTAGCAGAATCTTTTCAAGAAAAGGTTGTGAAACGAGAAGACATTTTTATAACCTCAAAACTATGGAATAATCGACATTATAAACAAGATGTTATTCCTGGTTTAAAACAAACCCTAAAAGACTTACAACTGGATTATCTTGATTTATATCTCATTCATTGGCCTGTGGCGTTCAAACCAGACGTAAATTTTCCCGAAGAGGCTTCTGCTTTACTGCCTTTATCCGAAGTTCCTTTAATAGAAACATGGCAAGGAATGGAACAAGCAATAGATGAAGGTTTGGTTAAAAATATTGGTGTTTCTAACTTCAGCATCAAAAAATTAGAAAATATCAAATCCAATTCTCGTATTCAACCTTCTATGAATCAAGTAGAATGTCATCCCTATTTACAGCAAGATCAATTACTCGCTTACTGTAAAGAAAATGATGTAGCATTAACAGCTTATTCCCCTTTAGGTTCAAAAGATAGACCTGATTTTGTTAAACATGATAATGAACCCATTTTGTTAGAAAATCAAGTCATCAACAAAATAGCCCAAAAACATCAAGCAACCATAGCACAAATTTTAATCCAATGGGCAATAGCTAGAGGAACAGTGGTTATTCCTAAATCAGTTTCTCCCGAAAGAATAGAAGAAAACTTTGCAGCACAAAACATTATCTTAGACCCAGAAGATATGGAAAACATTAAAGCCCTCAATCAAAATTATCGTTACGTTGATGGTTCCTTTTTTGCCCTTTCTAATAGTAGTTATACCGTTGAAAGTATCTGGGCTTAA
- a CDS encoding alpha/beta fold hydrolase yields MIREQKIAVGSLEWFYREVTPTSSNNKPPVLLLHGLPSHSYTWRRVMENLEDKGFRAIAPDWIGSGFSAKPDKRDFAYTSAAYQKALGELIEALELDKVSLVVQGFLASVALQYAFTHADAIERLIILNTPLSPDVKLPWLMQQWSIPFMGDMVTQDPLLVDRTLEKGSGFVIEDKDLDIFRQPYLKSSAVGRALLTTTKNLKLSQTLKDIETEFSRWTVPTLILWGMADPWLSADIPEKLAANSSNVEMVKLEEAKHYPQEHWPKEVSEEMITFLRRQVV; encoded by the coding sequence ATGATAAGAGAACAAAAAATAGCCGTCGGTTCCCTGGAATGGTTTTATCGGGAAGTTACTCCCACCAGCAGCAATAATAAACCTCCAGTCCTATTACTTCATGGGTTACCGAGTCATAGTTATACCTGGCGCAGAGTGATGGAGAACTTAGAAGATAAAGGGTTTCGGGCGATCGCCCCTGACTGGATCGGTTCGGGGTTTTCCGCTAAACCAGATAAACGGGACTTTGCTTATACTTCTGCTGCTTATCAAAAGGCCTTGGGGGAGTTGATAGAAGCCTTAGAATTGGACAAGGTTTCTTTAGTAGTGCAAGGGTTTTTGGCTTCTGTAGCCCTACAATACGCTTTCACCCATGCTGATGCCATTGAACGCTTAATTATTCTCAATACCCCTTTATCCCCTGACGTTAAGCTACCTTGGTTAATGCAGCAATGGTCAATTCCCTTTATGGGAGATATGGTCACCCAAGATCCCTTATTGGTGGACCGTACCTTAGAAAAGGGCAGTGGTTTTGTGATTGAAGATAAAGATTTAGACATCTTTCGACAACCCTATCTTAAAAGTTCTGCGGTGGGACGGGCGTTACTCACCACAACAAAAAATTTGAAACTCTCTCAAACCCTGAAAGACATAGAAACGGAGTTTTCTCGCTGGACAGTTCCTACGCTGATCCTTTGGGGAATGGCTGATCCCTGGTTATCGGCTGATATCCCTGAAAAATTAGCGGCCAATTCGTCTAATGTTGAGATGGTCAAGTTAGAAGAAGCAAAGCATTATCCCCAAGAACATTGGCCCAAAGAAGTTAGTGAAGAAATGATCACTTTTTTACGTCGTCAGGTCGTTTAA
- the psbQ gene encoding photosystem II protein PsbQ — MPRIRSILSLLLVAVAIFCVSCGGQKASIPTTYAPEKIEQLQVLVEPIEEAKENFDVLKGFIADENWIDTRTYIHGPLGGLRQEMSSLTRSLLPKDQKEAKNLSQALFTDLERLDAAAKERNSAVAQRQYRKAVDDLQSFLDLVPKS; from the coding sequence ATGCCACGTATTCGCTCTATTCTGTCTCTATTATTGGTGGCTGTGGCCATCTTTTGTGTTAGTTGTGGTGGTCAAAAAGCCTCTATCCCGACCACCTATGCCCCTGAGAAAATTGAACAATTACAGGTTCTCGTTGAACCTATTGAGGAAGCCAAAGAAAATTTTGATGTCCTCAAAGGGTTTATTGCGGATGAAAATTGGATCGATACCCGTACCTATATTCACGGGCCTTTAGGTGGTCTTCGTCAAGAAATGAGTAGTTTAACTCGTTCTTTGTTACCCAAGGATCAAAAGGAAGCCAAAAATTTATCTCAAGCTTTGTTTACTGACTTGGAACGGTTGGATGCTGCTGCCAAGGAACGGAACTCAGCAGTGGCGCAACGACAATATCGCAAGGCAGTCGATGATTTACAAAGTTTCTTAGATTTAGTTCCCAAAAGCTAA
- a CDS encoding aldehyde oxygenase (deformylating): MQELALRSELDFNSETYKDAYSRINAIVIEGEQEAYQNYLDMAQLLPEDEAELIRLSKMENRHKKGFQACGKNLNVTPDMDYAQQFFAELHGNFQKAKAEGKIVTCLLIQSLIIEAFAIAAYNIYIPVADPFARKITEGVVKDEYTHLNFGEVWLKEHFEASKAELEDANKENLPLVWQMLNQVEKDAEVLGMEKEALVEDFMISYGEALSNIGFSTREIMKMSAYGLRAA, encoded by the coding sequence ATGCAAGAGCTTGCTTTACGCTCAGAGCTTGATTTTAACAGCGAAACCTATAAAGATGCTTACAGTCGCATCAATGCTATTGTCATTGAAGGGGAACAAGAAGCCTATCAAAATTATCTTGATATGGCGCAACTTCTCCCAGAAGACGAGGCTGAGTTAATTCGTCTCTCCAAGATGGAAAACCGTCACAAAAAAGGCTTTCAAGCCTGTGGCAAGAATTTGAATGTGACCCCAGATATGGACTACGCTCAACAATTTTTTGCTGAACTTCATGGCAACTTCCAAAAGGCAAAAGCCGAAGGCAAAATTGTCACTTGCTTATTAATTCAATCTTTGATCATCGAAGCCTTTGCGATCGCCGCTTATAATATTTATATTCCTGTGGCAGATCCCTTTGCTCGTAAAATCACCGAAGGGGTAGTTAAGGATGAATATACCCACCTCAATTTTGGGGAAGTCTGGTTAAAAGAGCATTTTGAAGCCTCTAAAGCAGAATTAGAAGACGCAAATAAAGAAAATTTACCCCTTGTTTGGCAAATGCTCAACCAAGTTGAAAAAGATGCCGAAGTGTTAGGGATGGAGAAAGAAGCCTTAGTGGAAGATTTCATGATTAGTTATGGAGAAGCTTTAAGTAATATTGGTTTCTCTACCCGTGAGATCATGAAAATGTCTGCTTACGGGCTACGGGCTGCTTAA
- a CDS encoding RNA-binding S4 domain-containing protein yields MTKNYKNASDVIRLGQFMKWQNLVQSGGEAKIRIQGGEVMVNGCVEIRRGRQLRSGDQVTFNGKHYEVNL; encoded by the coding sequence ATGACTAAAAATTACAAAAACGCTTCAGATGTGATTAGACTAGGCCAGTTTATGAAATGGCAAAATCTGGTGCAAAGTGGTGGTGAGGCAAAAATAAGAATTCAAGGGGGAGAAGTGATGGTCAATGGTTGTGTAGAAATAAGACGGGGACGGCAATTAAGAAGTGGAGATCAAGTTACCTTTAATGGCAAGCATTACGAAGTCAACTTATAA
- a CDS encoding ABC transporter substrate-binding protein — MKYLNKIKTIYRPILTLILVGFSILMITACASTGDQNRVVLSILSDPKTFNAVLSQESPNIFGLTYEGLITENPLTAEKEPALAESWDISDDKLTIVFTLRDGLKWSDGEPLTADDVVFSYNDLYLNEKIPNNYRDSFRVGSKGDFPTIRKLDDRRIEFKITEPFAPFLDNASVPILPAHILRKTIQETDAEGSPKFLSTWGTDTPPENIIVNGPYQLKEYVTSQRVVFEKNPYYWKKDQQGNELPNIETVIWAIVESTDTSLLQFRSGSLDSISVSPEYFSLLKREEDRGNFTIYNGGAAYGTVFVSFNQNKGKRDGKPLVDPIKSEWFNNVNFRKAVAYGIDRPRIINNIYRGLGSPQNTQVSVQSPYYNQSVEGYNYDPEKAKALLLQEGFTYNSEGNLLDKKGNQVEFNLITNAGNKIREAMGAQIKEDLGKLGMQVNFSPLAFNVLVDKLSNSLDWDTHIIGFTGGNEPHSPNIWYTDGNLHMFNQKPQPGMKPITGRVVSDWEKEIEQLYIAGSQELDMNKRKEIYNEAQVLVSEYLPFIYLVNPYSLAAVKNRFEGIEYSALGGAFWNIEKLSVTDVSEE; from the coding sequence ATGAAATACTTAAACAAAATCAAAACAATTTATCGACCAATTTTAACCCTAATTTTAGTAGGTTTTTCTATTTTAATGATAACCGCTTGTGCTTCCACTGGGGATCAAAATAGAGTCGTTTTATCCATTCTGAGCGATCCTAAAACCTTTAATGCTGTGTTATCCCAAGAGTCTCCTAATATTTTTGGATTAACCTATGAAGGGTTAATTACAGAAAATCCTCTTACCGCAGAAAAAGAGCCGGCGTTAGCAGAATCTTGGGATATTTCTGATGATAAATTAACCATTGTTTTTACCTTAAGGGACGGGCTGAAATGGTCAGATGGGGAACCTTTAACGGCGGATGATGTTGTTTTTTCGTACAATGATTTATATTTGAATGAGAAAATCCCTAATAATTATCGAGATAGTTTTCGGGTAGGGAGTAAGGGAGATTTTCCTACTATTAGAAAGTTAGATGATCGACGCATAGAATTCAAAATCACAGAACCCTTTGCGCCTTTTCTCGATAATGCCAGTGTTCCTATTTTACCGGCTCATATTTTGCGAAAAACCATTCAAGAAACCGATGCCGAAGGAAGTCCGAAATTTTTATCAACTTGGGGAACGGATACCCCTCCAGAAAATATTATTGTTAATGGACCTTACCAACTCAAGGAATATGTTACCAGTCAACGGGTTGTCTTTGAAAAAAATCCCTATTATTGGAAAAAAGATCAACAAGGAAATGAGTTACCCAATATTGAGACGGTTATCTGGGCTATTGTAGAATCAACAGATACTTCATTGTTACAATTTCGCTCAGGAAGTTTAGACTCGATTAGTGTGAGTCCTGAGTATTTTTCTTTATTAAAAAGAGAAGAAGATCGAGGTAATTTTACTATTTATAATGGAGGGGCTGCCTACGGAACTGTTTTCGTTTCGTTCAATCAAAATAAAGGCAAAAGAGACGGGAAACCTTTAGTTGACCCTATCAAATCTGAATGGTTTAATAATGTTAATTTTAGGAAAGCAGTTGCTTATGGAATTGATCGACCTCGAATTATTAATAATATTTATCGAGGGTTGGGTAGTCCGCAAAATACACAAGTTTCTGTGCAATCTCCTTATTATAATCAATCAGTAGAAGGTTATAATTATGATCCCGAAAAAGCCAAAGCTTTATTATTACAAGAAGGGTTTACCTACAATTCAGAGGGAAACTTATTAGATAAGAAAGGTAATCAAGTTGAATTCAATTTAATTACTAATGCAGGGAACAAAATCAGGGAAGCGATGGGAGCGCAAATAAAAGAGGATTTAGGTAAGCTAGGAATGCAGGTTAATTTTAGTCCTTTAGCGTTCAATGTTTTAGTCGATAAACTCAGTAATTCCTTAGACTGGGATACTCATATCATCGGATTTACAGGAGGAAATGAACCCCATTCTCCTAACATTTGGTACACCGACGGTAACTTACATATGTTTAACCAAAAACCGCAACCCGGAATGAAACCTATTACCGGAAGGGTTGTATCAGACTGGGAAAAAGAAATTGAGCAGTTATATATTGCTGGTTCTCAAGAATTAGATATGAATAAGCGCAAAGAAATCTATAACGAAGCACAAGTATTAGTATCAGAATATTTGCCGTTTATTTACTTAGTTAATCCTTATTCTTTAGCTGCGGTTAAAAATCGTTTTGAGGGGATCGAATATTCTGCTTTAGGGGGTGCTTTTTGGAACATCGAAAAACTATCAGTTACCGATGTTAGTGAAGAATAA
- a CDS encoding NAD(P)/FAD-dependent oxidoreductase: MTRITIIGAGVIGSAIAYELSLIKGLEITLIDEKQPASGSTGAALGVLMAIISHKRKGRGWKLRQLSLERYQTLIPELERLTDRQIPVNYQGILMLCFADDPLERWEKLQQFRNDNGYALEIWDKHELLKRCPQVQNDRIIGAIYSPEDRQIHPTILTKSLVLAASKNGVNCQFGVKVQNITTTGLNYSNNSQSYSIKTPYQTLETDWLIICAGLGSTPLINPLQPMVNIKPVLGQALQIKLNHRLGEVDFQPVITGEDVHIVPVNEQEYWIGATVEFPDEKGEVWPQPDLLETVKQQAFSFCPGLAKGEIINTWSGKRPRPDGESAPIIKEVPNYPHVLLATGHYRNGVLLAPATALIIRDKIMGNSLN, encoded by the coding sequence ATGACTCGTATTACTATTATTGGGGCTGGCGTTATTGGCTCAGCGATCGCTTATGAATTAAGTTTAATCAAGGGTTTAGAAATTACCCTAATTGATGAAAAACAGCCAGCTTCAGGATCAACGGGGGCAGCTTTAGGAGTTTTAATGGCGATTATTAGCCACAAAAGGAAGGGAAGGGGTTGGAAACTTCGTCAGCTTAGTTTAGAGCGTTATCAAACTTTAATCCCTGAGTTAGAAAGGTTAACTGATAGACAAATTCCTGTTAACTATCAAGGAATTTTAATGTTATGTTTTGCTGATGATCCCCTAGAAAGATGGGAAAAATTACAACAGTTTCGTAATGATAACGGATATGCTTTAGAAATTTGGGACAAACATGAGTTATTAAAACGTTGTCCCCAGGTACAAAATGACCGTATTATTGGGGCTATTTATTCCCCTGAAGATCGGCAAATTCATCCGACTATTTTAACTAAATCTCTTGTTTTAGCTGCTTCTAAAAACGGTGTAAATTGTCAGTTTGGGGTCAAAGTTCAAAATATTACCACAACTGGTCTAAATTACTCTAATAATAGTCAATCCTACAGTATTAAAACACCATACCAGACCCTAGAAACCGATTGGTTAATTATCTGTGCTGGTTTGGGTTCCACTCCTTTAATTAACCCATTACAACCAATGGTTAATATTAAACCAGTTCTAGGGCAAGCATTACAAATTAAGTTAAATCATCGTTTAGGGGAGGTTGATTTTCAACCTGTCATCACAGGAGAAGATGTTCATATTGTTCCTGTTAATGAGCAGGAATATTGGATCGGTGCTACAGTAGAATTTCCTGACGAAAAGGGAGAAGTTTGGCCACAACCTGACCTATTAGAAACAGTTAAACAACAGGCTTTTTCTTTTTGTCCTGGTTTAGCAAAAGGAGAAATTATAAATACTTGGTCGGGTAAACGTCCTCGTCCCGATGGAGAATCGGCTCCTATTATTAAAGAAGTTCCTAACTATCCTCATGTTTTATTAGCTACTGGTCATTATCGTAATGGGGTTTTATTGGCTCCTGCAACTGCTTTGATTATTAGAGATAAAATTATGGGCAATTCTCTCAACTAA
- a CDS encoding hemolysin family protein, with protein MLNIIFVVLIVLIGSGICSCAETALFSVSRVRVKQLAHSKKPAAIVLQSIRSKMNRPIATIVILNNIFNIVGSIVIGSLAAEVLGDAWLGLFSSILTFLIIVCAEIIPKTIGERYSEPIALIIAIPVQFLTVIFTPLVWLMEQITSPFTHRGKLPTTNEAEIRFLTMIGYKEGVIEDDEAEMIQRVFQLNDLTAAELMTPRVIVTFLEGNSTLIESQNEIIASEHTRILVIEESIDQVIGYCLKDELLAAIIRGEGNQKINHLLRQVHYVPETIKADKLLKTFQDNREHLMVVLDEYGGVAGVVTLEDVLEVLTGEIVDETDRIIDLQEIARKKRKVLLNSRGLEG; from the coding sequence ATGCTAAATATCATCTTTGTGGTTTTAATTGTTTTGATTGGATCAGGAATTTGTTCCTGTGCAGAAACGGCATTATTTTCAGTTTCAAGGGTCAGGGTTAAACAATTAGCTCATTCTAAAAAACCAGCAGCAATTGTTTTACAGTCAATTCGTAGCAAAATGAATCGTCCTATTGCTACAATTGTTATCCTCAATAATATCTTTAATATTGTAGGAAGTATTGTTATCGGAAGTTTAGCTGCTGAGGTTTTAGGAGATGCTTGGTTAGGTCTATTTTCTAGTATTCTCACTTTCTTGATTATTGTTTGTGCTGAAATTATTCCTAAAACCATTGGAGAACGATATTCTGAACCTATCGCTTTAATTATTGCTATTCCTGTACAATTTTTGACGGTTATTTTTACGCCTTTAGTTTGGTTAATGGAACAAATTACTTCTCCCTTTACCCATCGAGGAAAGTTACCAACGACCAATGAAGCAGAAATTCGTTTTTTAACTATGATTGGTTATAAAGAAGGGGTCATAGAGGATGATGAAGCAGAGATGATTCAACGGGTTTTCCAACTGAATGATTTAACGGCAGCAGAGTTAATGACTCCTAGGGTTATTGTTACTTTTTTAGAAGGTAATTCGACTTTAATTGAGTCTCAAAATGAAATTATTGCTTCTGAACATACTCGTATTTTAGTCATTGAAGAATCTATCGATCAAGTGATTGGATATTGTTTGAAAGATGAATTACTAGCAGCCATAATTAGAGGAGAAGGCAATCAAAAAATTAATCACCTACTTCGTCAAGTTCATTATGTTCCTGAAACGATTAAAGCCGATAAACTACTTAAAACTTTCCAAGATAATCGTGAACATTTAATGGTGGTTTTAGATGAGTATGGTGGGGTTGCAGGAGTGGTAACATTAGAGGATGTGTTAGAAGTCTTAACAGGGGAAATTGTAGACGAAACCGATCGCATTATTGACTTACAAGAAATTGCTAGAAAAAAACGTAAAGTCTTATTGAATTCCAGAGGGTTAGAGGGTTAA
- a CDS encoding FAD-dependent oxidoreductase produces the protein MNDSDRKNVVIIGGGPTGLGTALMLATRGWKDIIVIEKRPSADYYEPDKSFNYQIDGRGQKLTDFLNLTDQLADLSVPNTDFYLTLIKPDGTRKVTKLPIVDPERKTAYWLPRASFVQLFYQEIETYWQDSIQVLFNTNCLEIKVIEDQLTVIAQSPDNEKLTFIPTLLVGGDGLKSIVRKTVQKTEDNSNSFAMQMFPSPSSGLRYKVLTLPPQFPLSEEEKDTTNSTMAYAIRSVFKEKNKAISLGLLPFKNPKQPRTANIITYPDHQIWQLKRSEEVKQFLISAFPQIPLEKIVSDEEIARFTCSEGGQFPMPQFSSGVYKIWGEPDKHKGTAVILLGDAVHCFPPDIGQGVNSALEDVYIFQEILEETEDNLSQALPIYQKRRQDDIKALIRLVQISYPWQYNQDPLQKKLWSINFFIRLILSRFLPFIFNPHSFVLIQNHELSYSEILAKSNRTTFILLSLGVVGIILISLSIFLNSNLV, from the coding sequence ATGAATGATTCTGACCGAAAAAATGTAGTCATTATTGGGGGAGGACCTACAGGTTTAGGAACTGCTTTAATGTTAGCAACAAGAGGCTGGAAAGATATTATCGTTATTGAAAAAAGACCTTCTGCTGATTATTATGAACCTGATAAATCTTTTAACTATCAAATTGATGGCCGAGGACAAAAATTAACCGATTTCTTAAATCTTACAGATCAACTTGCTGATTTAAGTGTTCCTAACACAGATTTTTATTTAACACTCATTAAACCCGATGGAACACGAAAAGTCACAAAACTTCCTATTGTTGATCCTGAAAGGAAAACGGCCTATTGGTTACCTAGAGCATCTTTTGTCCAATTGTTTTATCAAGAGATTGAAACATATTGGCAAGACTCTATTCAAGTTTTATTTAATACTAATTGTCTTGAAATTAAAGTAATTGAAGATCAGTTAACAGTTATCGCTCAAAGTCCAGATAACGAAAAATTAACGTTCATTCCCACTTTATTAGTCGGTGGAGATGGGTTAAAGTCCATTGTCCGTAAAACAGTTCAGAAAACCGAAGATAACTCCAATTCATTTGCTATGCAAATGTTTCCTTCTCCTAGTTCTGGACTTAGATACAAAGTGCTTACTTTACCTCCTCAATTTCCCTTATCAGAAGAAGAAAAGGATACAACTAACTCTACAATGGCTTATGCTATTCGCTCTGTTTTTAAAGAAAAAAACAAAGCCATTTCTTTAGGTTTATTACCCTTCAAAAATCCCAAGCAACCTAGAACCGCTAATATTATCACTTACCCCGATCATCAAATTTGGCAATTAAAAAGATCAGAAGAAGTAAAACAGTTCTTAATATCCGCTTTTCCTCAAATTCCTTTAGAAAAGATTGTTTCTGATGAAGAAATTGCAAGATTTACCTGTAGCGAAGGTGGACAATTTCCCATGCCTCAATTTTCTTCAGGCGTTTATAAAATTTGGGGAGAACCTGATAAGCATAAAGGAACGGCTGTTATTTTATTAGGGGATGCTGTCCATTGTTTTCCCCCTGATATTGGACAAGGGGTGAATTCTGCTTTAGAAGATGTTTATATCTTTCAAGAAATATTAGAAGAAACTGAAGATAACCTGTCTCAAGCACTTCCCATTTATCAAAAGCGACGACAAGATGATATTAAGGCGTTAATTCGTTTAGTTCAGATTAGTTATCCTTGGCAATATAATCAAGATCCTTTACAGAAAAAGTTATGGAGTATTAACTTTTTTATTCGTTTAATTTTGAGTCGTTTCTTACCTTTTATTTTTAATCCCCATTCTTTTGTTCTCATTCAAAATCATGAGTTATCTTACTCAGAAATTCTGGCTAAAAGTAATAGGACAACCTTTATTTTATTGAGTTTAGGGGTTGTAGGCATCATCTTAATTAGTTTATCTATTTTTCTGAATTCAAATCTTGTATAA